In Acipenser ruthenus chromosome 25, fAciRut3.2 maternal haplotype, whole genome shotgun sequence, the sequence AACTGCACAATATCTGGACATTTTCAAGTGAACATTTATTCCAAAAACCACAGATCTATAATTAAAGTTAATTCAAGTTTTCTCAGATCTATTTATGTCATTTACTAAGTTTAAACATGTATGTCCATTAATGAAATAGTAAATTAGCAAGTAATATGTCAATATATTTGATAtactaaaatgatttatttaatacacattttaatcaatATTGTATGAATAAACAGATgttcaattattaaaataaaacacttaaacaaatgGAGTTTACTTTTCACTGGAACTATTTTCTTGTGCGTAGTGTTATTTACTGTTATTgcaaagattttttatttttttttaaatgtgctgttaatttaaaaagtaaatacatctaataattttattattatgtatttcttaacagacgcccttatccagggcgacttacaattgttacaagatatcacattatttttacatacaattttatacacattatttttacatacaattacccatttatatagttgggtttttactggagcaatctaggtaaagtaccttgctctagggtacagcagcagcgtcccccacctgggattgaacccacgaccccagagtccagagccctatccactactccacactgctgcccataattgCGTTTGTTATACTGATTTGGTTCACTTCTGTGTAAGGGGCTGTCCGTGCCTGTATGCTGATTTTTGTTTAGAATTTGTATTCACGTATTTGTAAACGAAACGCATGTTCACTCTCACAGATGTACGTGTAGTTGGTGCTGCTGATCGCTTCCACTGGGGACAGTACTGTAGTTTACTTTTATTATCAGAACTTAAGGTACTAGCGATCCAGTCCGTGTTTTCTACACACCCACTCCACGCACATAAAGGCTTatgttcaggtttttgttttaaccagaGACAAAATCTGTATTTCTTTTCAGTattaaaatctgtatttattttcagtattaCCCATACAGACAGTACGTAACGTATCAGAGAGACTGTGGGAGATGAAATATAAAATGATGGGACCAGCATagcactaaataaaaatataattacagtGTCCCTGTCCCTATCTGCTTGCTCTTTAAATGGGACTTCTGCCTAATTGGACAAACCACGTACACGTCTTGTCAAAGTATTGTTCTAATTGGCCGAAAAAAGACTCTGTTGTAAGAGCGGGACTCTGTTCTCATTGGACTTCCTATGTGCCACGTTGCTTTAACCTCATCGAGCAAGACGTAGTGCTCGGGTGGGCGTGGCCAAGCCAGGATGTAAGAGACACGTTAACAATTTTACTATTAAACACTAAAACAGTTCTTTATAGTGGCGTAAACAGATACAATAATGGATTAACATGGCAGAAATGTGACACAGCTCATTTTATACGCCTCACCAATCGTTATTTCATAAGGTTCTGCTCGTAGTTTGGTGTGGGGCTTGGTTGCTAGGAGACCAACGGAATGGGAGAAGgacacataattaaaatgttatacatttaaattagaaaaaaaaaaaaaaaaaaaaaaaacatttaaccaggaaatgtattTCAAATGATTTAGCGGCTTATATATAACAGCAATGTAGCACAAAGGCGTTCCGTGGTAAAATTGTGTGTTGAGTGGTCTGTCCCAATGACCTCTGACCCCGCTTTCCAGGCGAGCAGTATCCGCCTCCGAATTGACTGAAGAGCCAGCATAGCATACAATCCGCTGTCATATTCCCGatattgctatgcttttaccacacaGTATCCGATTGGTATAGATCTGCCCAAGACAAGCGCTTAGTTTAGTCATTTACACGCACGACGATCGACAACGGCAGTGTCCGGTTTTAGGTGAGTCTCAATTCATTACATTGTGATTTGTGTAGTAAGAGTTTAGTGTGTGGATTACATTGTAACACAGACCGCTATATACTGGTAGCGTGCACTcagtgtaaacacacacacgtaGAAAGTTGCTCTGCCGTACAGACGTTAATACAATTCCTTGATGTTCGCGAAGCATTTGCCTTGGACTTAGAAGTAAAATCCACAGTTCATTAAAATCACACCTGTCCCATAATGTTTAGAactagggttgggttgggttccGCATTGCTGTAAGAAAGTGGTTTTTCATTCATATGTAAATGTACTGATGAtgcgttttttatttgttaacacTTTACTAGTTGATGTTTAAAACGACGAATCATACTTGTGACAGGTGACACACAGGGACAGCTCTAGTGCTGTAGGGTCAAAGCGAAGTGCCTTGTTAAACGGGTTTGGTAAAGGTGTTCCAATTACTACAACTAAACTAAACTGCGTGTAAACGATGTCAAGAAAAACATTCGTGAATattaatatgatttaaaaaaaaaaaaaaaaaaaaccaaaaaaacacataccTTTCAATTGGTTACTAAACACTGTTTTACATTTACTATAGTACTAAGCTGTACACAATACACTTTTCTATTAAGgtagaaaaaaagttatttgcgTTGTGTTTGTGTTGGAAAGCAGAGCATTCGGCAAACCTCATGTTAATTAACATAAAGCAGGATCTTAAAGATTAAGAAGTGAGGTTCCAAAAcgtatagcgttatacgtccccacgtgttgctacaactgtttaaataacagacctggcatttttcttttcattaacatcctgacaacttttgacACTTGTAATGTCAAACtctgtttcaaatctcttttaaaaatgtcctcTCTAGTggactggggtttgagatctgtcctctaagtctatatcactgcaggaaaaccaaaaaaaacaacataactagtgctctggtttttctgttGTACCACAGCATGGATCAtgattgctgtgttacctgtttgacaatgtgggaaatcatccttacactatcagtgcactagagcagacattttgaaaagagctttgaaacagactttaaagttataagtgtaaaaagttgtcaggatgttaacaatgaaaataaatatgacaggtacttttatttaaacagctgtagcaacaggACGTGTAGCGCTATATTTTGGGAACCTCGCTACTTCCTGTAAGCACACACCAACTACCAgctaagtttattttttttttaatcaaatattctACAAATTTACAGGTAACTTAAACACAAGCAAACTAAGAATACAAGTAATCATGTGTGCAATAACTGAATAAAGGGGGTGACCTTAATGCTGAATAATATTGAAGGTGACTTTACAAGGTAACTGTAACAGTCCCTAATTGTGAGGTTGTCTTTATGGTGAGGGGGTGAGGTGTTACTCTGCATTTCAGATACATTTAGGAAACCCTGAAAGAGAGCAGGACAATGGGCTGTGTGCTACCGTAGAGAGATAGAGTACAGTACTGATGATAGACTGCAGGATAGATTCAATTGCAATGAATTTAGCACCTTCAGATTGACAGCATGTAGGTTTTAAGATGTCATTTGCAATTAACACAGTGTATCAGTTGTCTGCCCCATTGAGGGTTGAAGGTATTCAGTTAGTCCAGGGATTCTTTAGACTAAGAGCTGTAATAACTTGTATGAATAGAATCAACGTATTAAACAAAGcgcttattattttaatttattgaagCATTGAGTTTAACCTAATTCTGAACGTGCAAATCCCAAAAGTACATTTACACCAATTTTAAATGATGTCCATTGTAACTGCTGATACtgtaaaaatctttaaaaaaaaacaaaaaaaaacgtgttgCATGATTAAAAGGTCACGCTTCATTGAAATGATTTTTGCAAAACATGTCTGCTGGATTTTATTGACTAGTGCTAAAAGGAAACCATGTATACAATTAGACACAAGTCTGGATGATAAGTCTGCTAGAAACGTTTCTCTAATATCTTTCATTTTCCTTTCAGCTACAGATACTGAATATCTTCACATTGTGTGTACATTTAAACAGCCTTTCTATATACACTCATTCAAAAATAGGATTTGGGGGTTTATACAGTAGGATGCAAACAAATGTAAGAAAACTACAGGCCTTTAGAAATACTGCATGCAGTACAGTAATGCAGTACTCCTCTTCCTGTCCTGCCCCTGCTCCACTCACTGGCATTGCTCACACACCAAGCAGGAGTGATCAGTATACCCACAGGTCTGTACTAAGCTGGGAATCAGCAGTATTTTAGGAATGGTCAGTATACTCGGTGGTGTGTACTAAGCTGGGGATCAGTTGTATTTTAGGAATGGTCACTATACCCGGAGGTCTGTACTAAGTTGGGGATCAGTTGTACTTTAGGAATGGTCAGTGTACCCGGAGGTCTGTACTAAGTTGGGGATCAGTTGTATTTTAGGAATGGTCACTATACCCGGAGGTCTGTACTAAGTTGGGGATCAGTTGTATTTTAGGAATGGTCAGTGTACCCGGAGGTCTGTACTAAGTTGGGGATCAGTTGTATTTTAGGAATGGTCACTATACCCGGAGGTCTGTACTAAGCTGGGGATCAGTTGTATTTTAGGAATGGTCAGTGTACCCGGAGGTCTGTACTAAGTTGGGGATCAGTTGTATTTTAGGAATGGGCACTATACCCGGAGGTCTGTACTAAGCTGGGGATCAGTTGTATTTTAGGAATGGTCAGTGTACCCGGAGGTCTGTACTAAGCTGGGGTTCAGCTGTGTTTTATGAATGGTCACTATACCCGGAGGTCTGTACTAAGCTGGGGATCAGTTGTATTTTAGGAATGGTCAGTGTACCCGGAGGTCTGTACTAAGCTGGGGTTCAGCTGTGTTTTATGAATGGTTAGTATATCCAGAGGTCTGTACTAAGCTTGGGATCATCTGTATTTTTTGTTGCAATTGGTACTAAGACTGTACGAGCTGGAGATGATCTGCagatagtaccgtactagctagtactccatttaaccctttgcggtcctatgttggacttGGTCTAACattatcaaaaagacgtaaaaaacaggtctctagtcgttttttctccagaaaaagcagagaaaaccatgcaatggctgagtgagaccaataggagccgagagaagccaaaaaaaataaaaataaaaggggcgtatctcatgaatacagatagccccggcaccacatagataacacggacataaacaaacaagatagctgcttctgcatccagcgctcaaagaatatcacagacatttgcagagctttttttagatgttataataataaaataatgccttggatcgcattattgaggagtttggtgataaaacgagtgatcaagagatgatttatcggtatgcactactatgaagaggtatgtgaaaaatacaaggggtggagcggggctggagatgcagtactgagtgtcctgttgatatgcagtgccttttaaacccgttttactgtgaataaaaatacttttaaacagtgtgtgtaaaataaactgcgcgtgtgaaaatatattggacctgacgcgctgaataaatggactgctaagggttaatACAGAATGTAGGACTATGTTCACAAGTTGACCATGTGGGCCTTTCTCAATCTCAAGTTTTGTGATGTTCTTCAGTGTTGTTTGTTTTCAGGCGAAGATGAAAGCGCTGATTCTGGTTGGTGGATATGGTACGAGGCTCCGCCCTCTGACCCTCAGTGTTCCCAAGCCATTGGTAGAGTTCTGCAACAAACCAATCCTGCTGCATCAAGTGGAAGCTTTAGTAAAGGTAATCTCTGAACTGGACTGCACATGGGCTTCACAAAAAGAAGAAGATGTACAGGGCAGTGTAAGAACAGCATTGTATCCACAGCCACTGCTCATCGTTCATATACAtatcaacacccaaacccactgcgcatcattcatacacatcaacacccaaacccactgcgcaTCATTCATACACATCAACAGCCAAACCCACTGCGcatcattcacacacacatatcaacacccaaacccactgcgcatcattcatacacacatatcaacacccaaacccactgcgcaTCATTCATACACATCAACAGCCAAACCCACTGCGCATCATTCATACACACAtatcaacacccaaacccactgcgcatcattcatacacacacatcaacacccaaacccactgcgcatcattcatacacatcaacacccaaacccactgcgcatcattcatacacatcaacacccaaacccactgcgcatcattcatacacatcaacacccaaacccactgcgcatcattcatacacatcaacacccaaacccactgcgcaTCATTCACACACATCGTGTTCAGTCTTTAACAGGGTTGGAATTGTCTTCTTCAGTAGCCAACTCCTTATTATTATCAGTGAAGAAGTTTCCATGTGTTCATGAATGAAAGGGGCAACCAAGTTGTGTCCTATTTAACTTATTGAActtattgaactttttttttttttttacattttttcttcagaTCTTTTGTACAACTGATTCTTGTTTTTGAGTTTCTCTCTTTGTAAAAGCTGCTTATATGACGGTTTTTAATGGCAGTCAATATGGCATCTGTATAGAGTTGATCCCTGTATTCTAACTGTTTCTGTACATGGGAAACGCTTTGGTCAGATGGAGTGTACTCAGGTTATCTCTTGGCCTTTGGACTCCTAGGTAGTGGAGCTTCATGAACAGTCAAAGACACTTGCAGAGAGCAGATTCAACAGAGAGTGtggaaatgtatttacaaaaGAACAGATAGCTCATAtgattaattatatatttattaagagaCAGAGAGGGTAAAAAAAAGAATCCTATTACTGTAAATTTAGAAATAGGCACATAATGTGATTTGAAGTAATtagttttttatatttcattttgtatcttgaaattgtgtttttgtacattttgacaTCATTTGAGTGAAACGTTTTAGAAGTTCCTGGTGTTGTTGTAGCGGTGAGTTTGGGGCATGGAGTAAGTGTGtgtgcctaaccctaaccctaaccctaaccctaactcctaGAAAAGATACtgcattgtgtatatatatatatatatatatatatatatatatatatatatatatatatatatatatatatatatatataatatgggtgactctctctctctctctctctctctctctctctctctctctctctctctctctctctcacaggcaGGGGTGGACCATGTGATCCTGGCAGTGAGCTACATGTCAGACCTGCTGGAGAAAGAGATGAAGGCCCAGGAACAAATTGTAAGACTGGAGCtccgatccacgggaagggccacAGGAAATACATTGAGAAGGGGAGGAAAGATACACATTAACTAAGCAAGTAAAGCTTCAGAAGAGTCTGCTCCAGATTGACAGCAGCAGGGAGGTGCAGCTTATATATATCACAGAGTCTGTGACAAGTGGAATGCCTGCTCCTAACTTCCATCAGTCTTGTGCTTCCAGTGACAGGACACACAGTACGGTTTTATAAACAGACATCACATAGTTTCAATCAGAAATACTATTCACTGGGGCTGCCGAAGACTCAACTGACTGAATTAAAATCCTGTAAAACACCAAGCACTTATCCCTGTACCAAGAGGGCACAGCAAGTGTTTCCCTAACGCATTGAAAtacagtaacatttacaaaaataacatgaattaataagagaaaagaaaataggacTAAGTAAAGTGCAGTATTACTTTAATATTAAAATTATCTTTCATGGCTGCGTTTGTTTAAAACTCCCTCAACTACCAACTGGGTCCATCTGGCCCACATACTCAATCACTCGTCTCAAACTGAGCAAAACTGATCACAATTAACAAACCACTCGAGAGGATTGTAAATCTCATAAAAACGGAAGAGGacattacagaaataaaagcatACATTATAAGCAATATTTATTCCAATGAGTATTTGTCAGCCACATTACAATTTCAATTTCCAGTGCTGAAAACATGGCTTAGATTTGTATTCTTGCTGTCAATTAAATTGtcctctacagctctggccaaaagtgttgcatcaccctatagaattaacacattctgcttcataaagtcgagtgaaatctgcttaattaaaaatacataccgctttgtatttGTCTatatactgacaaaaattgaaaattttgacattttgaaatctaacatgaaatacagtactactattatggcttccggttgacTTTTGTGATTAAaactttgtagtttctttgattacatgatgttaaatataagagctaaatcatgttcatatatattagggctgctcagattaacagattaatcaactaaagatttgattgcagattattttattttacaatttaattgtgcagaattaaatcttttttatataaaatcaaccaatataAGATCTGTATTTTCtctgcggcagtccaatcataagtgagcagatgcgggacataaacagttgaaggtcttgagtaggtttaaccaatgggacagtcaaagatctgcccttgttatgcaggtgtccaatcgTTAGTGAGCAGAGgagggacataaatatgctaaaATAGGctgtgtaagaatagctgaatattgctaatattatagagaccgttactgagaattatattgagaccttcaaagtaatatttggaatttatttttacaaattaaaataaatgtcatcAGACAATGGAAAGATTGGGAGCTTGTTAAACACAAGCAAGTGCTGGCTTTTGAGAGGACacaatgaaggcaccaattcttcAAATAGAGGGAATTATGTGGAAtcactttctctgatttctgacaacgacagcatgttaagcactTATCACTTATCACTTACAGGAAGCCAAGTAagtagctgtaatggtagattaaacaaacCGATgctggaaacgcagctcagctgtcttgtgttttcatgtGTGTGACTGACAGCGGCCCGAAAGAACAGTTCTGTGAAAATATGTtaaatttactaaaataaaaataatatctcaaaaataattttatgtctcaatcctaaaattataggtgatgcaaaacttttgatgAGATCGCTGCAGATCAGCAGGTCTCTCAATAAATAAACCAgttcagtgtgttttgtttactgtgttttgcaGTTTCTAGGCTTCCTCACAGCGTATCTTATTCTCTGTTTTCCTCTCAAAGCTCGGGATTAAAATCTCCCTCTCGCATGAAAAGGAGCCTCTGGGGACAGGTAAGAGCAATGCTGGGCTTGCTGTGTGGACCAGGAGCTGTGAGGCGTGTGCAGGGAATCCAGTCAATGTATAACACGGCCCCCAGAATATCTTACTGCAGTATATTACACACTGtctgtgtgaaagaaacacaACTACTAACCCGGGAGAACATTCAGGAAACAACATGTATTTGAGAATAAACATGACTTGTGTAGTTCTGGTGCTCAGCCTGGCTTGCAGGGTGCCTCAACATTTTGCTTAACATCTCTGAGCCGAAAATGAGGTGGAGGTTGGGTGAACTCAAAGCACAACACAGACTACAAAGAGGGTTAATTGTACCTGGCTTGTATACTATTGGTTGCTACCACTGATTAAAGGTTGACATGGATTTATGAGTTACCTCCTTAATCCAAAATGTTCTTGAATGTTGGTGAAAATGGCAAATATTTTCCTGTTGAACAAACATCATATTTGAAGGTGAGTTTAGCATTTCCTGCTTGATATTTTGCACCGCTTTACATTAATTAGGGAGTAAAAGCATGATTTTAAGATGGTGATCACTCCAGTCATGTTTAGCCCTCTTGTTTTCTGTGTGTTTGGATGCAGCCGGTCCCCTAGCCCTGGCGCGAGAGCTCCTCACTGATAACTCTGACCCCTTCTTCGTGCTGAACAGCGATGTGATCTGTGACTTCCCCTTCGAGGACATGGTGAAGTTCCACCAGCACCACGGCAAGCAGGGCACCATCGTGGTGAGTGCAGCCACTGCAACAGCAAGCCTTCAGTGTGATAGCAGCACATACATTTCAACCAGGGCTGTGCAGATATTCTGCTTTTCTTTAGGCGCTATTGAGTGTTGAGTGGTTAATCAAATGATTTGATACATGTTTGGATGACAGGTATTTCTAAATGTCTTCAAGAGAAATGTaagctgctgtttaaatgtagaaTCTACCATGAGCTACAGTCAATGGGGTTATATGCAAGATATTTATTTAAAGGATACTAATCAACACTAATAAATATCCGTTACCATGCTTGTAGTGGAGGATGGGTTCTCCTGTaacccccctgtgtgtgtgtgttaggtgaCGAAGGTGGAGGAGCCCTCGAAGTACGGGGTGGTGGTGTACGAGGGGGAGAGCGGTCGGATACACCGCTTCGTGGAGAAGCCCCAGGTCTTCGTCTCCAATAAAATCAATGCTGGCATGTACATCTTCAGCCCCTCCGTGCTGCACAGAATCCAGGTGAGTCTGTCTGTCCAACCACTGCACTCTGCACCCTCAAATAGCTACACACCTCTTCAGATAACACCTGTGAAAtgcaactcttcccttctggacaatatagcactctgcctttaattaacttgcacttatctgatccctattttactgtatttaatcctgcactcaacccaatctgtagtattttgtatttcacttgcactcgtatctaatcctgatgtaactatcaacactgttatctgctcttgaactgatatcaaatcatactgtgttttgtatttgctcttattaggactgaagtcattgtattttgtatcttgctgttaattgtactgtaattcttgatatgtattttttgtaagtcgccatgggtaagggcttctgctaagaaataaataataataataattgagagctGATTGTCCTCCATGTGGCTGTACAGCATGTATAAAAACTAAGCATTTTCAGAAATATGCAGACCTAATAGATGTAGGCTTACTGTACAGTGTAGTGCGCAGTGTAATAGAGGTGTAggcttactgtacagtactgtatcacttatttaaccctttgcagtcaatttattaagtgcgcgtcaggcgcgtcaggtccaatttattttcacatgtgcagttaattttagacgcactgtttaaaagtatttttttcccacagtc encodes:
- the LOC117413766 gene encoding mannose-1-phosphate guanyltransferase beta translates to MKALILVGGYGTRLRPLTLSVPKPLVEFCNKPILLHQVEALVKAGVDHVILAVSYMSDLLEKEMKAQEQILGIKISLSHEKEPLGTAGPLALARELLTDNSDPFFVLNSDVICDFPFEDMVKFHQHHGKQGTIVVTKVEEPSKYGVVVYEGESGRIHRFVEKPQVFVSNKINAGMYIFSPSVLHRIQLRPTSIEKEIFPVMAQEGHLYAMELQGFWMDIGQPKDFLTGMCMYLQSERQRSPERLRTGPGFLGNVLVDPTARIGQNCTLGPNVTIGAGVVLEDGVRIKRCTVLKGARVRSHSWLESCIIGWSCSVGQWVRMENVTVLGEDVIVNDELYLNGANVLPHKSIAESVPEPRIIM